The genomic stretch GCTTCATTTGTTGATTTCGTGTTTTTCGACAGGTTCGGGCGTTATTTCTTATCTGGGTATTTGTCAGTTACTCGATATATACGGGTTGGAGTAGGAGCGaagcttctttcttttttctttttttttttttggatttgaagaaaatgattttatgtttatgatTGGGTTGTGTACCGTTTTCGGTTTGCGTAGGTGCAAAACTTCCATTGTATGCCTTCAAGAAGCTGAACGTGAATGATGGTGACACGGGTTTGCTCGGACATGAGAAAAGAGAGCCTCCCGTTGCATTTCTTGACTCACTGCTTCTGAGGGAGGTAAATTGATAAACAGGAGATGAAGAAAGAATCACCAgctttgtttgtttccttttgtaGTTAACAATTATTATGGAATAAAATTGTTTACCACTCCATGGTACAAATGGGAGGATCGCATGCAGAGAAGGCTATTTCGCTATGATGTCACTGCTTGTGAAGCCAAGGTGGATTCACTTACTGTTTCCTCAATTTTGTAGTTTCCGTAAACGGGATTTGGAATTCGAGCTTAGGAACaatgtgtatgtatatgtactACTTATTTGGAATTCCGTAAACCGTATATGTActacttctttcttcttttttttctaccCAAATTGTGAGAACAATGCATGCCCAAGCTCCACAACACAAACCTTATAATTCTGAGAAAGTTCAAGGCCATCATCAACAATTCATGTCTTTCTGTCGAAATTATTTATGCATGTCTTGCATTATGGTTTCAAAACCCGCATTTTTCTAGTTGATTCTAAATTTTTAGTCTATTTGTTAACGGTCATCATTACCAACATTTGTGCAAAATTGTATAACAGATCAGTTATCTACTCGCAAGTATATCACTTGTGAAATGTTGAGACTCATAAATCTATTTGCTGAAAATTTGATCTACTTATCGCATCAGTTTTTCATGTGGAATGTTAGAGACTCATACTTGCAAGTATATGCTTTTTATGCAGGTGGTAGGAAACAATAAAAGTGTAAAGGCATACTTTTGTGTATATTTTAGTCATCTGATCCATGTGCTTATGTGTTTGCAGGTAGAGATAGCAATTATTGAGGTGTTCTTGCTGAAGTTTTTCGTGATGTGATTCGAGTTGATTGTCTGAagtttttgcaattttgttgatttgtaTGTGTGTTTTGTGTATGAACATGGAGGTGTTCTTGTTGGACTAGAGAGGAAGGAAGGTTTAGGTGATTGAGGAAACCTATACTTACCAATCTAAGAGAAGCACCTTTCAGGTTTAACCCCCACCCCTTCTTCCCTGCTTTTATAATGTGGTATTGGTTTGAGTCATAAACTTGAATAGAAAATTGTAGGATTATAACCTGTCATGTCCTTTAGAGCAATTCCACCGTGGGAAAGGCCCCCCAGGGCTATCcactatttaatccacctaGTGAATAGTAACtatcttttgcatctccacccttACACTTGAATAGCCCTGACAATaggtaaataaaataatagtattttttgcAACTTGCTTGGAATTTCCCGTGCACTCTCCACTCCCTCATGGCACTCGCTTTCTTTCCACTCATCTTTCTCACTTCTCTCTATTTTTCTGaagttcctctctctctctctctctctctctctctctctctctctctctctaagctctagacactctcactctctctagAGCTTCGAGAGCTCTCACCCACTTTCGTctttgaaaattaaacaaatcaaactcCAAAACCATGAAACCTTAATATCTGGACTAAAGGATCCGAGCTATACCATTGCATGCGTCATCAGACCATCACGATGTAAACCACCATTGAAGCCGAGAGCTTCAAGATCTGAAACTCGAACCCAGGTGAGGTCCTCTATGCAAATGTTGTTTCATTATGTCTTAATGTTGCTTGAGACAAGATTTGTGGTGTTTTTCTAGTTCGAAACCAAAGCTTTAACCCCTTACAATTTCTCTGAAACCTTGCCCAGTTTGAATCCAATCCAGGTACTTAAATGCCTCTTTGCATGTGAAAATTAGTTGGAAATTACTAAGGTTTGACATGCATGCATACTGTTTTTCCCCATTTCCAGAATCTGGCGAAGAAACCCAGCCCTcgcaggccattttccggcaaTAAAAAAGTGGCCGACGTCAGCCTTACGTCACATTGCCTTTAGGCTAGCAACTCGTGCCAAGCCTCTCCCTTAGGCTGTCACACGCTGGGGCAAGTGGCTTGGGCTATCTGGCCCTATTCCATCGCCAGTCCACTGGGCAAAAGAccacggtggaactgctcttacaGGCTAGAAGAATACAGTTGATGAAAATGCCTATGAGATTGCGGAAATGAAGTAGTGCTAGATGCTGCAGTCCTGGAATCTAGCATGGAGATGGATAATAAAGGTGACACATCCACCATGGGATAGATATTATCGAAACTTTTGCTTGGTTAAAGATTTTAGAAAACTTACAGTCGATCTGCTGATAGAGAAACTACAATTGGAAACCtttgtaatttagtttttgtatttttctagTCACACCTTGGACCTCCTAGCCGATACACATACCCAATAGCCTGATGTATAGAAGACTACttcttgtagtttttttttttttttttgttcgaacgtcttgtatgtatattttcatatattttataattaaattttttttcttggtttattaattattgtttagaatttaattacaatatttattaaaatatatatatatatatatatatatttttttttttttttgccaaaaaaaaaaaaaaaacaagggttTTCAAGACGAAGAAGTAACCTACATCGCATAAAACCACTTTGCATGACGCAGGTCCTTacgtcgcgcaaacccactttgtGCAACGTAGGTTACTTCTTCGTCACGCAAACCCTGTTGTCACTGCCTTGGCGCAACGGTTGGTGCACGATGAAGGTTCGTTGCGTTAATTTTACACGACGTTTTTTGACTTTGCACAACGAAGGACCTACGttgtgcaaagtgttttttgtactagtgctTGTAGTTGATGAAAAAAAGATTGGACAGATGAAAGGTCTGgtgaaaagaaacaaatatataGTAAGAGAAAATAGAGGTATGAGTTCAAAATAACATATATGAATCAAATTTAAGGTGTGACTCTACCTTGGGGATTAAAATAAATGTAAGATTTTGAGGTAAACATAATCACTATTTCGATATGACTGTATAACTTAAGTTGATAGAGTTTTGTAATAATAGATTATATGAAAGATTAAAAACAATATTGTAGGCAAcattctaaaagacgctaggcactAATTAGGTGCAAGTTACGGCCTAAAACCTAGGCGCCTAAGCGGACTATGTGGGTTTAAGtttatttgttatatattatataatttaatttaatttactaTGCAATCACAAATAAATATTGAAtaacatgttttttatttttttattttttattttttttataaagaaggATACACATGTAGTGTAAGAGTTTTAAATACATAATATGGagtggactttttttttttaacaaacgatgttatctatactaaaggggTAAGGGattgggctaagcctcacaatgagttagcaataatttggtttaaatttgccttttagcgagaatcgaacctaagacttctcacatacaagtgaagatgaataccactagatcgtagtactaagtggcaatatCGAGTGGACTTAAAAAGGATAAAATATTACCCAAAAATAATAAGAgtaagaaaatgatttttttttttttttgggttgtgtggatagcacacctctttttatttctcacacacccttttaattttcagctatcgaatcagatgaatgaagaagatcaaaggacAAAAACTAACaaggagtgtgtgagaagtaaaaagcggtgtgtggatagcacagtATCTGCCTAATATGGTTTCCAATTTTGTGTCCAACTAGTTGTAAAACGATGTGGTAGCCGACTGTTTAGCGTCTAGGCGCCTCCTGGGCTAATTTTTAGAGCACTGATTGTAGGAGACTTTATTGCAGCTAATGTTGATAGATTCAGAGACCTATTGTATTCCTAATAGTGAGTTTTCAATAGGGTTATGAGACTATTACAGGTTCATCCTTgccaatgtttaaaatatctaCGAAATTGTTGACATTTTCTTCGAAATATCTAAAAAATCAAGAATTGATATGAAAAGAAGGGTGAAATGCAAACTTCACCTATATTGGCGAGATAGAGGAAATCAATGAATACCAACGATCTTTACCAATTCACTATAGAAATTTTGTCGAAACCCATTGCAGAATTTgaacttttgaacttttttaagaaatttttctctaatttgTACTAAATCTGTATGAGTTGATATACCTAGTGTTTAAAATACCGATATATGCAAGAAATATTGATattcaaatttatgaaaatatcgaTGTATATATTGATATCGGTTGCCTTCGATACAAATTATGGAATTTTGTAATAGGATGAGTATATCAACTCATTCTAATTTAGtcgaaattagagaaaaatcatcatcctacaaatattatatttattgaatatttgtTATTTGGGGGttcctattttattttgtctATTCAGTCTTTTTTTATCTCTTGACGTAATGACTTGTTTAACCGGTTAAGCATTTCGGCAAGCGTTGTTGATCCACGAAAGTTAGAACTAGAAAAGTTGGGTTGGGTTTTGTTGAAATGAGATGAGTCTCCTAAATTCATGTCACTTCCCCTTAAACCCCAAGGCAAAACCCCAAACCCCAAGGCAAAAGGCAGAGGGCAACAGCAAAAGTTAGAACTAGGAGAGTTGGGTTGCGCTTGGTGAAATAAGTTAGAACCAAGAGAGTTGCGGCCTCagcgaaaaaaaataaattaaaaaaattaaaaaatactaGGTTTTAGGgtagactaaatttacaaactaaatcctatgctaccaataaaaaaatatacttaaataataattcaatagtcaacttccatgtctttaatttacaaatttagtcttcttaGCATACCTATTTTGGTCCAATTAGGTCTGGACAAATTTTCTCAAGCACAAAATTGAGATAGAAACCGGTTTACATAGTTCGGTTCGATTTCCAATCCGGGTTTGACAGGTTTTGGTCAACTCTGTTTTTTGCGGTTTCATTTCACTTGGTTTGGTTCGCTTACTCGGCTCATCAATTTTTATACGAATCCTTACTCTCtatcaaatttaattaataagagGTATGAAGAAAAAATATGTTTATGAAGGATTTTGCCacaacaaattttcttttcttgacccTCAAATCAACTGTGTTACTAAAAGAGGGACCTGATCAAGAGATATGGATCCAATCCAAAGAGTCATATgcttaaaaaagaagaagacgaagtgaCCAATTTAGAATAATAAAATGGACGGACGGACTAGAATAAAGATAAACCCATTTTTGAAACGATGCTTCCACACAGGGCGAAAACAAGTCTAAGTTGTAATAAAGTAACACAAAAGAATCATTGCTCTACATAAGTTCAAGGATCAATActaataatatttttagttCAAGTAAAACTCCAATTGGATCATATATCAGGAGTCAATGATCCAATTTTTTAACCTttacttttatatatatttaagttGGTTGGAAATTGATTAGTGGAAAGCCATAAAATCGTTTGTTTCATTACttacaaattttcattttcaggtCGATTATGTAACTTTATGTAGACAAAAGAATTTGATCACATCATTTTATGGCAATATTTTTGGCTAGCTCATCCTTTGAAGAAATCCTTACTCCGCCCTTGGTCAGGACTagcaaaaaaatttcttctcggacgtttaaaatttaaattgataAACCAGTGCCATTATATGTAACTAAATATGTTGAATATTTGGGAACTAAAAGCTTCTTAAGTGACACCAAATTTTTAGGAAGTTGTTTAATCAAACTAAACAGTGTTGGTACGTCATGCATTTCCATATCATGCATGAACAAGAATCCCTATTACGCTGTGTTTGCTTCAAATTCAATTACattaagacctggtttggtactaaggtgattctgaaaaaaactgctataaaaaaaagttgggagctgtttttgtgtttggtaaacactcagcttcagctttttttcatagttttgcatgaaaaaaagccaaaaacaagaagctacaaaacccagctttgaaaaaccggctttttttcacatctgttttacataaaagtttaccaaacactctaatactgctctttttttttcaaaagtacttttacaaaaaagtttaccaaacactctgctggtttatttcacagctgcttattctcacagcacagcagaaacagctttttttcaaagcacagcaataccaaaccagcccttaattCAAAGTACTTCAAAAGCttgacaaacaaacaaaaaaataaatttcaaatgcGCTCATATATAATGATGGAATTTTGAGGATTAATTGGTGACCGTACGTGGAGAGAAGCCTTCCCTATCCAATTGCGGAAAGCATAATATCTTTCTTTGCGGTGAAAAGTAGTGTTCCCAAAGTGTATGAATTCGGCGGCTAGCGGATTGTCTTTATTCCATATTCTTCCTTTGGATAACCCTCCTCATCCTTCATCTCATCACCCTAACTTCTGGATAACTCTCACACTAATTTTTGGATGACCCTCACCCTTCTGAGAGTTTTTAAGGGTTTAGTATTTACAAGTTATATTTGAATTTCAACTATTTCTTGTTTGcttatttgaatttcaaatatttcttgTGACAAGCAAACATAATGTTTACCATATATAATATAAGCAATAACGAAAAATAGTGACAAGCAAACATTATGTTTACTATATAATATAAGCAATAACGAAAAATACACTATGAGGGAAAACACTAATCAACAATGAAATACGTGTAATTTATTCTACGTGTTTTTGGTTGAGGTAGATTCTTATGCGTCCGACGATAAATGTTTATTGTTCGATAATGAATTGAACAAACGATTATGATCATATGGTTCATGGACGGAACCGGACTAAAGAAAGTATGTAATATAGTGTGATAGAATGGCAGAATCTTAGCCTTAAGGATATGCCTAAAATGGAATCGATCGATAGTATGCCTTAAAAGTTGCAATAACAAGACTCTTTGTGCGCACTGAAAGTGAGTCGAGTGGGAACCTTGAGATGTTGATATTAATATGACAAGACTATTAGCACTGAGAAAATGAGTGAGGTCAAAGTGTAATATAGTTGGTGACAAGACGAATAATTGGGGGGAAGCTATGGGGGCAATGACAGGTGGATATTCACCGCCCAATGATATTTGATCATGCAAAATATCCTTGAAGATGAGACGACTACGTATTCTAAGATAAGGCCTGAATGGCCGGGGAGTCTCCAAATCTCCATGCTTCCTGGCAACTTGCATGCCTGCATGCCTAATCCCTGACGCCACCCATACGTCAATATTTTGGTGACAAGTTCACCAACATGGTGCTACTCTGTGCGGATGTAAATACATGCCCCCTATCCAGACTTGGTTAGCATCCACGAATACTTAATAAGGACAGAAACTTAATGACTTAGTTAAGTAAAAAGTACTGTAACAaagttttgattaaatattCGAATGcattttttaaagaagtacCTGGCAAGTGTGTTTCCATAAAGAAGCAAgaattattttgaaaattttagtcATTGCCACAAGCACTTTTAATTCCCAAATTTTGGGTGTATATCCACGATTAATTATAATCAATACTTTTGGAATGAATCCATATCATTTGACTACTACACCCGATTTGCGTGAGGCATCAGGAACGCACACAATTATCGTGATTTGGTGAACATTTTATTCGTTTATGCATCTCACAGAAAACGGCTTCATGCATGATAAGACATgccaacatgcatgcatgcttagACCTTACTCCTTCCCTATAAATAGTGGCATTGGAAGTCGTTTAAGTTCATCCCAAGCTCagctctctctcccctctctccatctctccctctctccctcccaaCCCAAATTGTCGTTGTGGCTTTCAACTTTTAAGTTCTTTCATTATCTTTCATTTGCCTTGCAATTAGTGGTAATATTGTTAAGTTTtgttgctatatatatatatatatatatatatatatttgtagatGGAGGAGGCATAGGTGAATTTGCTGACAGAAGATAGAGAGCACAGATGAGGAAATGCAAGAACAAGGCAGCATCTCCATCCTTTGTGCTCTCTATTCTTCTGTCAACACCTTCAGCCCCTTACATTCCCTATTGCCTTTATATAGCCATATGATGCCTTTCTATAATCCATATTAATCGTCTATCCTGTCTGTCTGAACTTCCTTCAACATGAACAAGTAGTACTAGCATATAGAGTGCATCTCGATTGATAAATCTTGGAAAGCATGAAATAattaaatacacacacacacacatatacatatataggttttacacgtgtgtgtgtgtgtgtgatgttTTTTGCTTCCATACGCATGGTTTGTTTGCTTATTTCAATCCTTTCAGTCATTACACAACAACAGCATGATTGAGAATTTCCCCCTTTTATTACTTTCCTCAAATATATAACAGTTGAATTCCTATCTAGGGGTGCAACTCGGGCGGGTTGGACGGGTTGGAAAGTTAACCCAATCCTGACCTAACTTTTACACTTCGGGCTCGGGTTCGGGTTGGGTTTCATTGGGGTTTATTTGGGCTCGGGTttaattgggttagggtttaCTTGGGTTGGGTTCGAGTTGCCCaacttttttaagtttaatcTTGTAACAACTTAGTTTCCAAgaatttctaaaaaaatttagccaagtagcatcaaagctagctaactttaatttcataaatcaatcTACTATAAAGCTTTAGGATTTAGAGACTACGAATATGGGCTCACTAATCAAAGTGGATGAGGATCTTCTccgaatcctctttgtggggatcctagggatccttaCATCCtagtcattcatcgtacatcatgcggccagttttcgtcaggtaccatttgtgtttaattttaaataaaaaaaatcaaatgatttctgaatgcgcgatgtacgatgaatggctAAGATGTGAGTATCCCTACGATTCCCACAATTTGGATCTGGATGGGATTCAAATCTAATCAAAGCCTCTTATTCTCTAAAAACTTAAGTAATTATTATAAagggtaatttattaaaaaagtaTTAGAAAAGGCATTGGTTTTTGGATTTGGCTCACTCACTTGGGTGTACTATGAGCATTAATTAATATGGGTTACAATTTGGGTAGATTGGATTTCGTTAGTCTTGCTGGGTTGGGACTGGACAGGCAAATGATCAACCTAACTCAACCCAATCAATGAATGGGTTAAAATTGGGTTGGGTTCGGACAtgttataactaaaaaaaaaaccgacTTATTCAGGTTTAAAGTCAAATTGGACATGGGCGGGTTCAGATTGGCCCAACCCAAATTGCACTCTTAATACTATCCCACTTTATCCTATTTGCAGTTTAAATTGGTTATGTGTTTACTTTCTCCTTCTCTTAATTATAAAAAAGGAAATTTTgattat from Pyrus communis chromosome 7, drPyrComm1.1, whole genome shotgun sequence encodes the following:
- the LOC137740945 gene encoding GDP-L-galactose phosphorylase 1-like, coding for MEALEGARRVGGCGRNCLNQCCIPGSGVISYLGAKLPLYAFKKLNVNDGDTGLLGHEKREPPVAFLDSLLLREVN